One stretch of Paenibacillus sp. FSL R5-0341 DNA includes these proteins:
- a CDS encoding 2-dehydropantoate 2-reductase N-terminal domain-containing protein: MKILVYGAGVLGSQLAQVLVRGGNDVTILARGKRAEELEKDGIVIRHVFQFKTTVDPVRVVRTLEANDQYDLIFVVMKYNDFPSVLPILAENQSNNIVIVGNNADARSMQTYLEEHSPRGKQVAFGFHVSGGRRDKDRMLSIGGGSAQMVIGSLDGEIGFKPLLDQAFQRVKYKLNYLSDIDAWLKSHIIPILMLNAVSFNEQYELKKLDGNKRQLVHMIEAMDEGISVLEAMGISVIPEIQGRLIRKHKRMLYLLLKIYSLLPMHKLLAGVFGEIEALSDAFTDWKKTTGTPTPHWDVLKRDFTRLK; this comes from the coding sequence ATGAAGATATTAGTGTATGGTGCAGGTGTTTTGGGCAGTCAACTGGCGCAAGTTCTGGTGCGTGGCGGCAATGATGTCACTATTCTGGCTAGAGGGAAGCGGGCAGAGGAGCTGGAGAAGGATGGAATCGTTATCCGGCATGTTTTCCAATTCAAAACGACAGTTGATCCGGTTCGGGTAGTCAGAACGTTGGAGGCAAATGACCAATATGATCTGATTTTTGTTGTCATGAAATACAACGATTTTCCTTCCGTGTTACCTATTCTGGCAGAGAATCAGAGCAACAATATTGTGATCGTGGGAAACAACGCAGATGCACGAAGCATGCAGACCTATCTGGAAGAGCATAGTCCGAGGGGAAAACAGGTCGCGTTCGGATTCCATGTGAGTGGAGGTAGGCGTGACAAGGACCGCATGTTATCCATCGGTGGAGGGAGCGCACAAATGGTGATCGGCAGTCTGGACGGTGAGATAGGCTTCAAACCTTTGCTGGATCAAGCTTTCCAACGTGTGAAATACAAGTTAAATTATTTAAGCGATATTGATGCCTGGCTGAAAAGCCATATCATCCCGATTCTAATGCTTAATGCAGTGAGTTTTAATGAGCAGTATGAGTTAAAAAAACTGGATGGCAACAAGCGGCAACTTGTGCATATGATTGAGGCGATGGATGAGGGTATCAGTGTACTGGAGGCTATGGGTATATCGGTTATACCAGAGATTCAAGGCAGATTGATTCGTAAACATAAACGCATGTTGTATCTATTATTGAAAATCTATAGCCTTCTTCCGATGCATAAACTTTTAGCTGGTGTTTTTGGTGAAATCGAAGCGTTAAGTGACGCATTCACGGATTGGAAAAAGACAACAGGCACCCCGACTCCCCATTGGGATGTATTGAAAAGAGATTTTACTCGCCTTAAATGA